The proteins below come from a single Acaryochloris sp. CCMEE 5410 genomic window:
- a CDS encoding DUF4333 domain-containing protein: protein MNRNRGLQYLQGYSLIFLPTMLLACAPIVDGDEVGRRIHKEFERKTEIAVHSVKCPQDIESKVGKRFVCEIYALEGNILKTQVTLKDDQGDISWSVQTGLVNLGVIEENIEKTFKDERLSKVKASCEGKFKIAHQGDTFECGVQEGNDDPGKVMVKVTDEQGKVNFQFLDHSDPAPDNEPSSAP, encoded by the coding sequence GTGAACAGAAATCGTGGCTTGCAATATTTGCAAGGGTATAGTCTCATCTTCCTCCCCACCATGCTTCTAGCTTGTGCTCCCATCGTGGATGGAGATGAAGTGGGTCGCCGAATTCACAAGGAATTTGAGCGCAAAACTGAAATTGCAGTGCACTCGGTGAAATGTCCCCAAGATATTGAGAGCAAAGTCGGTAAAAGGTTTGTTTGTGAGATCTATGCCCTAGAAGGGAATATTCTCAAAACCCAAGTCACCTTAAAGGATGACCAAGGCGATATTTCATGGTCTGTACAAACGGGCCTAGTGAATTTAGGAGTGATTGAAGAGAATATTGAGAAGACCTTCAAAGATGAGCGTTTAAGCAAAGTCAAAGCCTCTTGTGAGGGCAAGTTCAAAATTGCTCATCAAGGGGACACCTTTGAGTGCGGGGTCCAAGAAGGGAATGACGACCCAGGCAAGGTGATGGTCAAAGTCACGGATGAGCAGGGGAAAGTCAATTTTCAGTTTTTAGATCATTCTGATCCAGCTCCAGACAATGAACCGTCCTCTGCTCCGTAG
- a CDS encoding alpha/beta fold hydrolase gives MSTFRTWQQQIGHQRDWAWRGWQIRYTFMRGQQETTQPPMLLLHGFGASIGHWRFNIPVFAQDRTVYALDLLGFGASEKVSTDYLVTLWVEQVHDFWQTYIRTPMVLVGNSLGSLVSLTAAALYPEMVAGLAMLTLPDTSVLKNPSWVKPAIAPLKLALNPIAAFAKALFTAPPIFNPFFQFIRQPKIIRSWVRKAYIDTTSVEDDLVDILSSPAYDQGAADALRAMVNTMSKPQVPQHSAKEMLPQLTIPILLVWGQQDVMIPPKLGPLFARCNPRIQLVELAHAGHCPHDECPDRLNPILIDWLAAHFPIQQPQPEQLHCA, from the coding sequence TTGAGTACATTCAGAACTTGGCAACAGCAAATCGGCCACCAGCGAGACTGGGCTTGGCGGGGATGGCAAATTCGCTATACCTTTATGCGCGGACAACAGGAGACGACGCAACCCCCCATGTTGCTATTACATGGGTTCGGAGCTTCGATTGGCCATTGGCGCTTCAATATACCGGTGTTTGCCCAAGACCGAACCGTCTATGCGCTCGATTTACTGGGGTTTGGGGCATCCGAGAAAGTCTCTACCGACTATTTGGTGACCCTATGGGTGGAACAGGTTCATGACTTTTGGCAGACCTATATCCGCACCCCAATGGTTTTGGTGGGTAATTCTCTCGGGTCCTTGGTCAGTCTTACGGCCGCAGCGCTATATCCAGAGATGGTGGCGGGATTGGCCATGCTAACCCTGCCGGATACATCGGTGTTGAAAAATCCTTCATGGGTCAAACCTGCGATCGCACCTTTGAAACTCGCCCTCAATCCCATAGCTGCATTTGCCAAAGCCTTGTTCACTGCGCCCCCAATCTTCAACCCGTTTTTTCAATTCATTCGCCAGCCCAAGATTATTCGCTCCTGGGTCAGGAAAGCCTATATCGATACCACGTCCGTTGAGGATGATCTCGTCGATATCCTTTCCAGTCCGGCTTATGATCAGGGGGCCGCAGATGCCCTCCGAGCCATGGTCAACACTATGTCCAAGCCCCAAGTCCCTCAACATTCGGCCAAGGAGATGCTGCCTCAATTAACGATTCCGATTCTGTTGGTGTGGGGGCAGCAAGATGTCATGATCCCACCCAAATTGGGACCGCTCTTTGCCCGCTGCAATCCTCGAATCCAGCTAGTCGAATTAGCCCATGCGGGCCATTGTCCCCATGACGAATGTCCAGACCGACTTAACCCTATTCTTATAGACTGGCTTGCCGCTCACTTCCCTATCCAGCAGCCACAGCCAGAACAGTTGCACTGCGCCTAG
- the ilvN gene encoding acetolactate synthase small subunit — protein MKHTLSVLVEDEAGVLTRIAGLFARRGFNIESLAVGPAEQIGVSRITMVVPGDNRSIEQLTKQLYKLINVLKVQDITEVPCVERELMLIKVNAAASLRSEIVEIVQIFRAKVVDVSEDALTIEVSGDPGKMVAIVQMLNKFGIQEIARTGKIALTRESRVNTEYLKSLAAKV, from the coding sequence ATGAAACATACACTGTCCGTCTTAGTTGAAGACGAAGCTGGCGTTCTCACTCGCATCGCCGGACTTTTTGCCCGACGAGGATTTAACATCGAAAGTTTAGCCGTTGGACCTGCCGAGCAAATTGGGGTCTCTCGCATTACGATGGTCGTTCCCGGTGATAATCGCAGCATTGAGCAGCTCACCAAGCAGCTCTATAAGCTAATCAATGTTCTTAAGGTTCAGGATATTACTGAAGTCCCCTGTGTGGAGCGGGAGCTGATGTTGATTAAAGTAAATGCCGCGGCGTCTCTACGCTCTGAGATTGTGGAAATTGTCCAAATCTTTCGTGCCAAAGTGGTGGATGTTTCTGAGGACGCTCTCACCATCGAGGTCTCAGGTGACCCAGGCAAGATGGTGGCAATTGTGCAAATGCTGAATAAGTTTGGCATTCAAGAAATTGCCCGAACTGGCAAGATTGCCTTAACCCGAGAATCACGCGTCAATACTGAATATCTGAAATCTTTAGCAGCCAAGGTTTAG
- a CDS encoding Ycf66 family protein: MNFGTPVPLIVGVILIVGAIALFFLDKIKPGYRRDSDNVYAFLGLLAGVILLAHLGMEFTLSLQQMIVVGMLVALMIENIQNRLPNNGPMRQPRERGGPRDRDDDYRPKRPQRSSRMRSEAQLEFEDDMPARPRRIRGEGDRRSRRDEYAYGNDYDDSPSRRSRRRAAAYDDYEQGSNSYSQDSYGQDQASYGYDQGYSSSTSYAPPEPSSEERPRRRRPLQLTGELEDQDYTPDDYSSAVKAMRNRRRKNTDADDTGANGYSANAAGDSGSDDAYGQNGNDDYVDYKPLDLPKYPGPGSGGPENDDGSY; encoded by the coding sequence GTGAATTTCGGTACTCCTGTTCCACTTATTGTTGGAGTTATTTTGATCGTCGGTGCGATCGCATTATTCTTTTTGGATAAAATCAAGCCGGGCTACCGTCGAGATTCCGATAATGTCTATGCCTTTCTCGGCTTACTAGCGGGTGTTATCCTCTTGGCCCACTTGGGTATGGAATTTACCCTGTCCCTGCAGCAGATGATTGTAGTGGGGATGTTAGTGGCGCTGATGATTGAGAATATCCAGAACCGTCTGCCCAATAATGGCCCCATGAGACAGCCTCGAGAGCGAGGCGGACCTCGGGATCGAGACGACGACTATCGCCCTAAACGCCCTCAGCGCTCTAGCCGTATGCGGTCTGAAGCTCAACTGGAGTTTGAAGACGATATGCCTGCTCGACCTCGTCGCATTCGAGGGGAAGGGGACCGTCGGTCAAGACGGGATGAATATGCCTATGGGAATGACTATGATGATTCGCCCAGCCGGCGGTCTAGGCGACGGGCTGCTGCCTATGATGACTATGAGCAAGGCAGCAACAGCTATTCCCAAGATAGCTATGGTCAGGATCAGGCTAGCTATGGTTATGACCAAGGTTATTCTTCGTCAACGTCTTATGCCCCGCCCGAACCTTCATCAGAAGAGCGACCTCGCCGTCGTCGTCCTTTGCAATTAACGGGAGAGCTGGAAGATCAAGACTATACTCCCGATGATTACTCATCAGCGGTCAAAGCCATGAGAAACCGTCGACGTAAAAACACAGATGCTGATGACACAGGTGCGAACGGCTATTCAGCCAATGCTGCTGGCGATAGCGGTTCAGACGATGCTTACGGCCAGAACGGCAATGATGATTATGTAGACTATAAGCCTCTGGATTTACCCAAGTACCCAGGCCCGGGTTCAGGTGGACCAGAGAATGACGACGGCAGTTATTAA
- a CDS encoding photosystem II reaction center X protein, translating to MTITPSLQGFFYSILFGAIVLGLLGGGFIFFSQKDKIVRR from the coding sequence ATGACCATTACCCCCTCTTTACAGGGTTTCTTTTATAGCATTCTTTTTGGAGCCATCGTGTTGGGTCTACTCGGCGGTGGATTCATCTTCTTTAGCCAAAAAGATAAGATTGTACGACGCTAG
- a CDS encoding YggT family protein — translation MTIETLLIWGLSFCLGLFIFLFIFRIILTWYPQVDLNQMPIALATWPTEPFLIPTRKLIPPMGGVDITPIIWVGITSLLREVLLGQQGLLRMLF, via the coding sequence ATGACCATAGAGACACTACTTATTTGGGGCCTCAGCTTTTGCCTAGGGCTGTTTATCTTTCTCTTTATTTTCAGAATTATCCTCACTTGGTATCCCCAAGTGGATCTCAATCAGATGCCGATTGCCTTGGCGACCTGGCCAACGGAACCCTTTTTGATCCCCACCCGTAAACTGATTCCACCCATGGGAGGGGTCGATATCACACCTATTATTTGGGTCGGTATCACGAGTCTGCTTCGGGAGGTCCTCCTCGGGCAGCAAGGTCTACTGAGAATGTTGTTCTAG
- the accC gene encoding acetyl-CoA carboxylase biotin carboxylase subunit — translation MRFSKILIANRGEIALRILRTCGEMGISTVAVHSTVDQQSLNVQLADEAVCIGEPASSKSYLNIPNIISAALTRNATAIHPGYGFLAENARFAEICADHKIHFIGPTPEAMRAMGDKSTAKETMQKAGVPTVPGSDGLVPDEATAKKIADDMGYPVMVKATAGGGGRGMRLVREPENLGKLYLAAQGEAEAAFGNPGVYIEKFIENPRHIEFQIFADSYGNVVHLGERDCSIQRRHQKLLEESPSPALSPELREKMGSAAVRAAQSIGYVGAGTVEFLLSSTGEFYFMEMNTRIQVEHPVTEVTTGLDLIAEQIRIAQGEKLSVTQDQVKLTGHAIECRINAEDPDHNFRPHPGRINGYLPPGGPGVRVDSHVYTDYEIPPYYDSLIGKLIVWGRDRPTAIARMKRALQECAITGLPTTIGFHQKILDTPEFIQGEVYTNFIQEVMGLQ, via the coding sequence ATGCGTTTTTCTAAGATTTTAATTGCGAATCGGGGCGAGATTGCCTTGAGGATACTCCGAACCTGTGGAGAGATGGGAATTTCCACTGTTGCCGTTCATTCCACCGTGGATCAGCAATCTCTCAATGTGCAGTTGGCAGATGAAGCAGTCTGCATTGGAGAACCCGCCAGCAGTAAGAGTTACCTCAATATTCCCAATATTATTTCGGCTGCCTTAACGCGGAATGCGACGGCCATTCATCCGGGATATGGTTTCCTGGCCGAAAATGCCCGCTTTGCCGAGATCTGTGCCGATCATAAGATTCACTTTATTGGTCCTACCCCCGAAGCCATGAGGGCGATGGGAGATAAGTCTACGGCCAAAGAAACGATGCAAAAGGCTGGGGTTCCTACCGTCCCAGGAAGCGATGGCCTGGTACCGGATGAAGCGACGGCTAAAAAAATTGCGGATGATATGGGCTATCCGGTTATGGTCAAAGCCACGGCCGGGGGCGGTGGTCGAGGGATGCGCTTAGTGCGGGAACCTGAAAACTTAGGCAAGCTCTATTTAGCGGCCCAAGGCGAAGCAGAGGCTGCCTTTGGTAATCCTGGGGTCTATATTGAAAAATTTATCGAAAACCCTCGTCATATTGAATTTCAGATTTTTGCTGACAGCTATGGCAATGTGGTTCATTTGGGCGAGCGGGACTGCTCGATCCAGCGACGGCACCAAAAGTTACTGGAAGAATCCCCCAGCCCAGCCCTAAGCCCAGAGCTAAGAGAAAAAATGGGTTCCGCCGCTGTCCGGGCAGCTCAATCGATTGGCTATGTCGGTGCCGGCACCGTTGAGTTCCTGCTGTCTTCGACAGGAGAGTTCTATTTTATGGAGATGAATACCCGAATCCAGGTGGAACATCCGGTGACGGAAGTAACAACGGGCTTAGATTTGATTGCGGAGCAGATCCGCATTGCCCAGGGTGAAAAACTAAGTGTGACCCAAGATCAGGTGAAGCTAACGGGCCATGCCATCGAGTGCCGCATCAATGCCGAAGATCCTGACCATAATTTCCGCCCCCACCCAGGACGTATCAATGGCTATCTACCCCCTGGTGGGCCTGGGGTGCGGGTTGATTCTCATGTGTATACGGATTATGAGATTCCCCCTTATTATGATTCGCTGATTGGCAAACTCATTGTTTGGGGACGAGATCGACCGACTGCGATCGCACGGATGAAACGCGCCCTGCAAGAATGTGCAATTACTGGATTGCCCACCACTATTGGCTTTCATCAAAAAATTCTAGACACTCCAGAATTTATTCAAGGTGAGGTGTATACCAATTTCATTCAAGAAGTGATGGGATTGCAATGA
- the rplT gene encoding 50S ribosomal protein L20 yields the protein MTRVKRGNVARKRRKKILKLAKGYRGSHSRLFRIANQQVMKALRNAYRDRRKRKRDFRRLWIARINAATRQHGVSYSKFMGQLKRADIQLNRKMLAQLAATDPDSFSKIVELAGKA from the coding sequence ATGACTCGCGTTAAACGCGGTAACGTCGCTCGTAAGCGCCGCAAAAAGATATTAAAGCTTGCTAAAGGCTACCGAGGCTCCCATTCTCGCCTGTTTAGAATTGCGAATCAGCAGGTGATGAAGGCCTTACGTAACGCCTATCGTGATCGCCGCAAGCGTAAAAGAGATTTTCGTCGTCTGTGGATTGCCCGTATCAATGCTGCAACTCGTCAACATGGCGTTAGCTACAGCAAATTTATGGGACAGCTTAAGCGGGCTGATATTCAGCTCAACCGCAAAATGCTAGCCCAACTTGCTGCGACGGATCCAGACAGCTTTAGCAAAATCGTTGAACTGGCTGGCAAAGCCTAA
- the rpmI gene encoding 50S ribosomal protein L35 produces MPKLKTRRSAAKRFKRSGSGKFMRRKAYKNHLLEHKGPDRKSRLSKKCVVSEQDAENVRAMMPYS; encoded by the coding sequence ATGCCCAAACTAAAAACCCGACGATCCGCTGCCAAACGCTTTAAACGAAGCGGAAGTGGCAAATTTATGCGTCGCAAGGCATACAAGAACCACTTGTTAGAGCATAAAGGTCCCGACCGTAAGAGTCGCCTCTCTAAGAAATGTGTGGTAAGCGAGCAAGACGCAGAAAACGTTAGAGCCATGATGCCTTACTCCTAG
- the clpB gene encoding ATP-dependent chaperone ClpB, giving the protein MQPTNHDQFTEKAWAAIVRTSDLAKEAQQQQIESEHLLQALVKDDGLAGQIFTKAGTDVQRVRDRTTEFINRQAKLTSPSESVYLGRSLDTLFDRAESFRRSLGDDFISIEHLVLGYIEDDRFGQPLLQGLGITEQMLKQAVTDIRGSHKVTDKNPEGKYESLEKYGRDLTELAREGKLDPVIGRDDEIRRTIQILSRRTKNNPVLIGEPGVGKTAIAEGLAQRIVARDVPESLRDRKLIALDMGSLIAGAKYRGEFEERLKSVLKEVTESDGLMILFIDEIHTVVGAGASQGAMDAGNLLKPMLARGELRCIGATTLDEYRKYIEKDAALERRFQQVYIDQPNIQDTVSILRGLKERYEVHHGVKISDNALVAAATLSTRYISDRFLPDKAIDLMDEAAAKLKMEITSKPEELDEIDRKILQLEMERLSLEKESDRASLERLERIEQEIANLQEDQKTLNAQWQSEKQIIDDIQTIKEEIDRVNIEIQQAERNYDLNHAAELKYGKLTNLQRQLESAETQLAQRQTNTNSLLREEVTDADIAEIISKWTGIPVSKLVASEMEKLLHLEDELHQRVIGQEEAVTAVSDAIQRSRAGLADPNRPIASFIFLGPTGVGKTELGKALAAYLFDTEDAMVRIDMSEYMEKHTVARMIGAPPGYVGYDEGGQLTEAVRRRPYAVILFDEIEKAHPDVFNIMLQILDDGRVTDSQGRTVDFKNAVIIMTSNIGSQHILDLAGDDSRYSEMQNRVMDAMRSHFRPEFLNRIDELIIFRSLRKDQLRRITQLQVQRLAKRLSDRKMSLKLSESALDFLAEVGYDPVYGARPLKRAIQRELETQIAKAILRGDFGEGDTIFADVENERLIFKRMGAEVLTTSG; this is encoded by the coding sequence ATGCAACCCACAAATCATGATCAATTTACGGAAAAGGCTTGGGCTGCGATTGTACGAACCTCCGATTTGGCAAAAGAGGCCCAGCAGCAGCAGATTGAGAGTGAACATCTGCTGCAAGCCCTGGTTAAAGACGATGGTTTAGCAGGACAAATTTTTACGAAAGCAGGTACCGATGTGCAGCGAGTTCGCGATCGCACCACGGAATTTATTAATCGCCAGGCTAAGTTAACGTCCCCGAGTGAGTCAGTCTACCTAGGACGAAGTCTAGACACCCTCTTTGATCGGGCCGAAAGCTTTCGCCGCTCCCTTGGGGATGACTTCATTTCCATTGAGCACTTGGTCTTGGGCTATATCGAAGATGATCGCTTCGGCCAACCTCTCCTTCAAGGTTTGGGCATCACCGAGCAAATGCTGAAGCAAGCCGTTACAGACATCCGGGGCAGTCATAAAGTCACAGATAAGAATCCAGAAGGCAAGTATGAATCCTTAGAAAAATATGGTCGCGACCTAACAGAACTGGCGCGGGAAGGAAAGTTAGACCCGGTGATTGGCCGAGATGACGAGATTCGACGCACGATTCAAATTCTCTCCCGACGCACCAAGAATAACCCCGTCTTGATTGGGGAACCTGGGGTGGGTAAAACAGCCATTGCCGAAGGGTTAGCCCAGCGGATTGTGGCCCGAGATGTGCCGGAATCCTTGCGCGATCGCAAATTGATTGCCCTAGATATGGGGTCCCTGATTGCTGGGGCCAAATATCGGGGTGAATTCGAGGAACGACTCAAGTCCGTCCTGAAAGAAGTGACGGAGTCAGACGGGTTGATGATCTTATTTATTGATGAGATCCATACCGTCGTTGGCGCAGGGGCCAGTCAAGGTGCCATGGATGCGGGCAATCTTCTCAAACCGATGTTGGCCCGAGGGGAACTGCGCTGTATTGGAGCCACCACCCTCGATGAATACCGCAAATATATTGAAAAAGACGCGGCCCTAGAACGACGGTTCCAGCAGGTGTATATCGACCAGCCCAATATTCAAGACACCGTCTCTATCTTGCGGGGTCTAAAGGAACGCTACGAGGTTCATCACGGGGTCAAGATTTCTGATAATGCTCTGGTTGCTGCCGCTACCCTTTCTACTCGCTATATCAGCGACCGCTTTCTCCCCGACAAGGCCATTGACCTAATGGATGAAGCGGCAGCCAAACTGAAGATGGAGATTACCTCTAAACCGGAAGAGCTAGACGAAATTGATCGCAAAATCCTCCAGCTGGAAATGGAGCGTTTATCCCTAGAAAAGGAAAGCGATCGTGCCTCTCTAGAACGGCTGGAACGGATTGAGCAGGAGATTGCCAATTTACAAGAAGATCAGAAGACCCTAAATGCCCAATGGCAGTCGGAGAAACAGATCATTGATGATATCCAAACCATCAAAGAAGAGATTGACCGGGTCAATATTGAGATTCAGCAAGCCGAGCGTAACTACGACCTCAACCATGCCGCTGAACTCAAATATGGCAAACTTACCAACTTACAGCGGCAGCTAGAATCAGCTGAAACGCAACTGGCCCAGCGCCAAACCAACACCAACTCCCTCCTAAGGGAAGAGGTCACCGACGCTGATATTGCTGAAATCATCTCTAAATGGACGGGGATTCCTGTCAGTAAGCTAGTGGCCTCAGAGATGGAGAAGCTACTGCACCTAGAAGATGAGCTACATCAGCGCGTGATTGGTCAGGAAGAAGCAGTGACGGCCGTGTCTGATGCGATTCAGCGATCGCGAGCCGGTCTCGCAGATCCCAACCGCCCCATTGCCAGCTTTATCTTCTTAGGCCCCACAGGCGTCGGTAAAACAGAGCTGGGTAAGGCTTTAGCTGCCTACCTATTTGATACGGAAGATGCCATGGTCCGCATCGACATGTCGGAATATATGGAGAAGCATACGGTGGCCCGGATGATTGGAGCTCCTCCCGGCTATGTCGGCTATGACGAAGGCGGTCAACTCACCGAAGCCGTGCGTCGTCGTCCCTATGCGGTCATCCTCTTTGATGAAATTGAGAAGGCCCACCCCGATGTCTTCAATATCATGCTGCAAATCCTCGATGATGGCCGGGTGACAGATTCTCAAGGTCGCACCGTCGACTTTAAGAATGCGGTGATTATTATGACCAGTAATATTGGCTCCCAACATATTTTGGATTTGGCGGGAGATGATAGCCGCTACAGCGAAATGCAAAATCGCGTTATGGATGCCATGCGCTCCCACTTCCGACCTGAATTTCTGAACCGGATTGACGAGCTGATTATCTTCCGTAGTCTGCGTAAGGATCAGCTGCGCCGAATTACCCAACTCCAGGTACAACGACTGGCGAAACGACTCAGCGATCGCAAGATGTCTCTCAAACTCTCAGAATCGGCATTAGATTTCCTAGCCGAAGTGGGATACGACCCAGTCTATGGTGCCAGACCCCTGAAGCGGGCCATTCAGCGGGAGCTAGAAACCCAAATTGCCAAGGCCATTTTGCGAGGCGACTTTGGTGAAGGCGACACCATTTTTGCTGATGTCGAGAATGAGCGGTTAATCTTTAAGCGCATGGGGGCAGAAGTCTTGACCACTTCGGGTTAA
- a CDS encoding NuoM family protein, with translation MASHLLSLIIFSPLVGAVIILLLPKAQESLYKWISLANMVVVSALTFAAFLQFDPNQTGFQLVEKTLWIPQLNVYYLLGTDGISFPMVVLTALISTLASIGSFSIKKREKEYYCLYLFLVTGMMGTFLALDMILFYVFWEVVLVPMYFLIGIWGGPRKEYAAMKFFLYTFAGSLLMLVGILGMYFNSAPHTFNIMELVAQDFSFGFQKIVFLALFVGFAVKVPTFPFHTWLPDAHVEAPTPISVILAGVLLKMGTYGFFRFSFPILPEAANWFRPYLAVLAAIGIVYGGFIALAQTDFKKMVAYSSISHMGFVLLGLAAFSTNGFNGAMLQMFSHGVITGALFLLVGVIYDRAHTRDMNAFGGLNAQLPVYSGFLVFFSLASLGLPGLSGFVSEFLVLLGSYEYSKLYTAFACMGILLAACYLLFMVRRVLLGPANPKWESLPDINMREVVTVVPLLIITLGIGIYPRYLLSFFIPTLQDLLASIGGTLM, from the coding sequence ATGGCATCTCATCTTTTATCCTTGATAATATTTTCCCCGCTCGTTGGGGCGGTCATAATCCTTTTGCTCCCTAAGGCCCAAGAAAGCCTTTACAAATGGATATCTTTGGCCAATATGGTCGTGGTGAGTGCGCTTACATTTGCAGCATTCCTCCAATTTGACCCGAATCAGACTGGCTTTCAGCTAGTCGAAAAGACCCTCTGGATTCCTCAGCTCAATGTTTATTACCTGCTGGGAACTGATGGCATTAGCTTTCCGATGGTGGTGTTAACCGCTTTAATTTCTACCCTGGCCAGTATTGGCTCCTTCAGCATCAAGAAACGGGAAAAAGAATACTACTGTCTCTACCTGTTTCTCGTGACAGGCATGATGGGCACCTTCCTAGCTCTAGACATGATTTTGTTCTATGTCTTTTGGGAAGTCGTTCTCGTCCCCATGTATTTCTTGATTGGAATTTGGGGTGGCCCCAGGAAAGAATATGCAGCGATGAAATTCTTCCTGTATACCTTTGCCGGTAGCTTGCTGATGTTGGTGGGCATTTTGGGGATGTACTTTAATTCCGCTCCCCACACCTTCAATATTATGGAACTGGTGGCTCAAGACTTTAGCTTTGGATTCCAAAAGATTGTCTTTTTGGCTCTCTTTGTGGGCTTTGCAGTCAAAGTTCCCACCTTCCCCTTCCATACTTGGCTACCCGATGCCCATGTGGAAGCCCCCACCCCTATCAGCGTGATTCTGGCGGGCGTGTTGCTCAAAATGGGAACTTACGGATTCTTTCGCTTTAGCTTCCCTATTTTGCCCGAAGCAGCGAACTGGTTCCGTCCTTATCTCGCAGTGTTAGCAGCCATTGGTATTGTCTATGGTGGGTTTATTGCCCTGGCCCAGACAGACTTCAAAAAGATGGTGGCCTATTCCAGCATCAGTCACATGGGGTTCGTGTTGTTGGGCTTAGCAGCTTTCTCCACCAATGGCTTTAATGGTGCCATGCTCCAAATGTTTAGTCACGGTGTGATCACTGGAGCCTTGTTCTTACTGGTCGGCGTCATTTACGACCGGGCTCATACCCGCGATATGAACGCCTTTGGTGGGCTGAATGCTCAACTTCCGGTTTACTCAGGATTTTTGGTATTCTTCTCCCTCGCCTCTTTGGGGCTACCGGGCCTCAGCGGCTTTGTCAGTGAGTTTCTGGTCTTGCTGGGTTCCTATGAATACAGCAAGCTCTATACCGCGTTTGCCTGCATGGGCATTCTCTTAGCAGCCTGTTATCTCCTGTTTATGGTGCGCCGAGTGCTGTTGGGACCTGCCAATCCCAAGTGGGAAAGCTTGCCCGATATCAATATGCGTGAGGTGGTCACAGTTGTTCCGCTACTGATTATCACCCTAGGCATTGGAATTTATCCTCGCTATCTCCTCAGCTTCTTTATTCCGACGCTGCAGGATCTGCTAGCTAGCATTGGCGGCACCTTGATGTAG